In one window of Pseudomonas chlororaphis subsp. chlororaphis DNA:
- a CDS encoding LysR family transcriptional regulator, giving the protein MNPSLDLSFFYLLANKGSLAATARELGVTPPAVSKRLSALEARLGIRLVNRTTRSMSLTTEGELYFSHAARILTQIDEVEQLLGSSRATPKGLIRVNASLGFGRRYIGPALAAFFARYPEVEIQLEISDHPLDLATHGFDLGIRFGSLPDAAFHARKIASNRRLLCASPLYLQKHGVPQRLADLQQHNCIFLRQNETPYGVWSFTNGGRTQNVKVRGALGCNDGEVALNWALEGYGILLRAEWDIARYVRSGRLRLVLEDQTPTRADVYAVYPQQLHLSARVRSLIDFLVERFKHIDNLDEPGSPPTLP; this is encoded by the coding sequence ATGAACCCGAGCCTCGACCTGTCGTTTTTCTACCTGCTGGCGAACAAGGGCAGCCTCGCCGCCACTGCCCGCGAGCTGGGCGTCACCCCACCGGCGGTGAGCAAGCGCCTGTCCGCGCTGGAAGCCCGGCTGGGCATCCGCCTGGTCAACCGCACCACCCGTTCCATGAGCCTGACCACTGAAGGTGAGCTGTATTTCTCCCACGCGGCGCGCATCCTGACCCAGATCGACGAGGTCGAGCAGCTGCTCGGCAGCAGCCGGGCGACCCCCAAGGGCCTGATCCGGGTCAATGCCTCCCTGGGGTTCGGCCGGCGTTACATCGGCCCGGCCCTGGCCGCGTTCTTCGCGCGCTACCCCGAGGTGGAAATCCAGCTGGAAATCAGCGACCACCCGCTGGACCTGGCGACCCACGGCTTCGACCTGGGCATCCGTTTCGGCAGCCTGCCGGACGCGGCCTTCCATGCGCGCAAGATCGCCTCCAACCGCCGCCTGTTATGCGCCTCGCCGCTGTACCTGCAAAAGCATGGCGTGCCGCAACGCCTGGCAGACCTGCAGCAGCACAACTGCATCTTCCTGCGCCAGAACGAGACGCCCTACGGGGTGTGGAGCTTTACCAACGGCGGGCGCACGCAGAACGTCAAGGTCCGCGGCGCCCTGGGCTGCAACGACGGCGAGGTGGCCCTGAACTGGGCCCTGGAAGGTTACGGCATCCTGCTGCGGGCCGAATGGGACATCGCCCGTTACGTGCGCAGCGGCCGCCTGCGCCTGGTGCTGGAAGACCAGACGCCGACCCGCGCCGACGTCTACGCGGTCTACCCGCAACAGCTGCACTTGTCGGCGCGGGTGCGCAGCCTGATCGACTTTCTGGTGGAGCGCTTCAAGCACATCGACAACCTCGACGAGCCGGGGTCGCCGCCCACCCTGCCGTAG
- a CDS encoding tartrate dehydrogenase: MSAYTIATIPGDGIGVEVIAAGVEVLQALAKKSAFQLDFKHFDWNSDNYLKNGYYIPEGGLAELKTFDAIFFGAVGALNVPDHISLWGLRLPICQGFDQYANVRPARVLPGVKSPLHNGEQIDWVVVRENSEGEYSGNGGRVHRGLPEEVATEVSVFTRSGVERIHRFAFELAQSRPRKHLTLVTKSNAQRHGMVLWDEIFYEVARDFPDVRVDKELVDAVTTRMVLKPATLDVIVATNLHADILSDLAAALSGSLGIAPTANLNPARRFPSMFEPIHGSAFDITGKGVANPIATFWTAAMMLEHLGEAAAAKQLMSAIEAVTESGLHTPDLGGTASTRQITDAVLALINR; the protein is encoded by the coding sequence ATGAGTGCATACACAATTGCCACGATCCCGGGTGATGGCATCGGTGTGGAAGTGATCGCCGCGGGCGTCGAGGTGTTGCAGGCGCTGGCGAAGAAGTCGGCCTTCCAGCTGGACTTCAAACACTTTGACTGGAACTCCGACAACTACCTGAAAAACGGCTACTACATTCCTGAAGGCGGCCTGGCGGAGCTGAAGACCTTCGACGCCATCTTCTTCGGCGCGGTCGGCGCCCTCAACGTGCCGGACCATATTTCCCTGTGGGGCCTGCGCCTGCCGATCTGCCAGGGCTTCGACCAGTACGCCAATGTGCGTCCGGCGCGGGTGCTGCCTGGGGTGAAAAGCCCGTTGCACAACGGCGAGCAGATTGACTGGGTGGTGGTGCGGGAAAACTCTGAGGGCGAGTACTCCGGTAATGGCGGCCGGGTGCACCGCGGCCTGCCTGAAGAGGTGGCAACCGAGGTTTCGGTGTTCACCCGGTCCGGGGTCGAGCGCATTCACCGTTTTGCCTTCGAGCTGGCGCAAAGCCGCCCGCGCAAGCACCTGACCCTGGTCACCAAGTCCAACGCCCAGCGCCATGGCATGGTGCTATGGGATGAGATCTTCTATGAGGTCGCCCGGGACTTCCCGGACGTCAGGGTCGACAAGGAACTGGTGGACGCGGTGACCACACGCATGGTGCTGAAGCCGGCGACCCTGGACGTGATAGTCGCCACCAACCTGCATGCCGACATCCTCTCCGACCTGGCGGCGGCGCTGTCCGGCAGCCTGGGCATCGCCCCGACCGCCAACCTCAACCCTGCGCGGCGTTTTCCCTCGATGTTCGAGCCGATCCACGGCTCGGCCTTCGACATCACCGGCAAGGGTGTGGCCAACCCGATCGCGACCTTCTGGACGGCGGCGATGATGCTCGAACACCTGGGCGAAGCGGCCGCGGCCAAGCAACTGATGTCGGCCATCGAGGCGGTGACCGAGAGCGGCCTGCACACGCCTGACCTGGGCGGCACGGCCAGCACCCGGCAGATCACCGACGCGGTGCTCGCCCTGATCAATCGCTGA
- a CDS encoding dicarboxylate/amino acid:cation symporter, with protein sequence MKRILGKLYVQVLIAVMLGALVGVLVPETGAALKPLGDAFIKLIKMLLAPVIFLTVVTGIARMESMKELGRVGFRALIYFEVVSTLALVVGLVVVDVFKPGAGMNIDVASLDTSSLGTYTSAARHASFMDFVLNIIPDTIVDAFAKGNVLQILLFSILLGIALAQVGPRGKFFVDALDSLMQGMFRIVNMVMRLAPIGAFGAIAFTIGKYGFGSLFSLGKLMACVYLTCVLFVIFVLGPICRYSGFSLWKFLRFIKEELFTVLGTSSSESVLPQMISKMEKAGVSKPVAGMIIPSGLTFNPDGQAIYYTIAAIFIAQATNTPLTLTDQLIVLAVLMFTSKGSAGVTGSGFIILAATLASLGTIPVAGMVLLLGVDRFMSEARAITNTIGNGVGTLAIAKWVGALDSAKMHKAFNGEVQEAQPAPDSTPPAKAAGTLLPGLEKASRA encoded by the coding sequence ATGAAAAGAATACTTGGCAAACTCTATGTGCAAGTCCTTATCGCCGTGATGCTCGGCGCCCTGGTCGGGGTGCTGGTACCGGAAACCGGCGCCGCGCTGAAACCCTTGGGCGACGCCTTTATCAAGTTGATCAAGATGCTCCTGGCGCCGGTGATCTTCCTCACCGTGGTCACCGGCATCGCCCGCATGGAAAGCATGAAGGAGCTGGGCCGGGTCGGCTTTCGCGCGCTGATCTATTTCGAGGTGGTCTCCACCCTGGCGCTGGTGGTGGGGCTGGTGGTGGTGGACGTGTTCAAGCCCGGCGCCGGCATGAACATCGATGTCGCCAGCCTCGATACGTCCAGCCTGGGCACCTACACCAGCGCCGCCAGGCACGCCTCGTTCATGGACTTCGTGCTCAACATCATTCCCGACACCATCGTCGATGCGTTCGCCAAGGGCAACGTCCTGCAGATCCTGCTGTTTTCCATCCTGCTGGGCATTGCCCTGGCCCAGGTCGGACCGCGGGGCAAGTTCTTCGTCGATGCCCTGGATAGCCTGATGCAGGGCATGTTCCGCATCGTCAACATGGTCATGCGCCTGGCCCCCATCGGCGCGTTCGGTGCCATTGCCTTCACCATCGGCAAATACGGTTTCGGCTCGCTGTTTTCCCTCGGCAAGCTGATGGCCTGCGTCTACCTGACCTGCGTGCTGTTCGTGATCTTCGTGCTGGGGCCGATCTGCCGCTACAGCGGTTTCAGCCTGTGGAAGTTCCTGCGTTTCATCAAGGAGGAGCTGTTCACCGTGCTCGGCACCAGCTCCTCGGAGTCGGTGCTGCCGCAGATGATTTCCAAGATGGAAAAGGCCGGTGTGTCCAAGCCGGTGGCCGGGATGATCATTCCCTCGGGCCTGACCTTCAACCCGGACGGGCAGGCGATCTACTACACCATCGCCGCCATCTTCATCGCCCAGGCGACCAACACGCCGCTGACCCTCACCGATCAGTTGATCGTGCTGGCGGTGCTGATGTTCACCTCCAAGGGCTCGGCGGGGGTCACAGGTTCGGGGTTCATCATTCTGGCGGCGACCCTGGCGTCGCTGGGCACCATTCCGGTGGCGGGCATGGTCCTGCTGTTGGGCGTCGACCGCTTCATGTCGGAAGCGCGGGCGATCACCAACACCATCGGCAACGGGGTCGGCACCCTGGCCATCGCCAAATGGGTGGGGGCACTGGACTCGGCGAAGATGCACAAGGCGTTCAATGGCGAAGTGCAAGAGGCGCAGCCGGCGCCTGACAGCACGCCGCCGGCGAAAGCGGCCGGCACCTTGCTGCCCGGCCTGGAGAAGGCCTCTCGGGCCTAG
- a CDS encoding GNAT family N-acetyltransferase, whose protein sequence is MKPAVTASPLIVISNTIDSTFETLLGQGLAAFNEQMTGYNDRQPLAVELKDPQTGQVLGGISGRTSLGLLFIDLFYLPDSLRGSGLGARLLQACEDEGRRRGCRSAVLYTLSFQAPSFYEKHGWQRFGEIPCEPAGSSRIFMSKAL, encoded by the coding sequence ATGAAACCCGCCGTCACGGCCAGCCCCTTGATCGTTATCAGCAACACCATCGACAGCACCTTCGAAACCCTGCTCGGCCAGGGCCTCGCCGCCTTCAACGAACAGATGACCGGCTACAACGATCGCCAGCCCCTGGCCGTGGAACTCAAGGACCCGCAAACCGGCCAGGTACTGGGCGGCATCAGCGGCCGCACCTCCCTGGGCCTGTTGTTCATCGACCTGTTCTACCTGCCCGACAGCCTGCGCGGCTCGGGCCTCGGCGCCCGACTGCTGCAAGCCTGCGAAGACGAAGGCCGGCGCCGCGGCTGCCGCTCGGCCGTGCTCTACACCCTGAGCTTCCAGGCGCCGTCGTTCTACGAAAAACACGGCTGGCAACGCTTCGGCGAGATCCCTTGCGAGCCCGCGGGCAGCAGCCGGATCTTCATGAGCAAGGCCTTGTAG
- a CDS encoding DUF2784 domain-containing protein: MLYRFAADALVSLHLTFILFVLFGGLLVLKWPRLAWLHLPAATWGVAVEVFHLPCPLTEWENRLRHGAGQQGYGDGFIEHYLIPLIYPAGLTPQIQLGLGALVLLINALVYGRLLWRRRQP, from the coding sequence ATGCTCTACCGCTTCGCCGCTGACGCCCTGGTATCGCTGCACCTGACCTTTATCCTGTTCGTACTCTTCGGCGGCCTGCTGGTGCTCAAGTGGCCGCGCCTGGCCTGGCTGCACCTGCCCGCCGCGACCTGGGGCGTGGCGGTCGAAGTATTCCACCTGCCCTGCCCGCTGACCGAGTGGGAAAACCGCCTGCGCCACGGCGCCGGCCAGCAGGGGTATGGCGACGGTTTCATCGAACACTACCTGATCCCGCTGATCTACCCGGCCGGGCTGACGCCGCAGATCCAGCTGGGCCTCGGCGCGCTGGTGCTGCTGATCAACGCCCTGGTCTACGGGCGGCTGTTGTGGCGGCGCCGGCAGCCTTGA
- the pcsA gene encoding phosphatidylcholine synthase — protein sequence MITTRHIASLKAWGAHGFTATGVVTAFLATLALFDNQPKACLLWLGVALIVDGVDGSLARKVNVQSVLPHFDGSVLDLVIDYLTYVFIPALFIYRYIPLPDYSALLATSVILVSSLFCFCNVNMKSKDNYFVGFPAAWNVVALALYILAPTPWLSLSSIVVLALLTLTRMKFLHPFRVRRFMPVNIAVTAIWLLCSLSLVINHPYNGPWVMGLWLAMSAYFLGICIWRTALGWFDRART from the coding sequence GTGATAACGACCCGACACATCGCCAGTCTCAAAGCCTGGGGCGCCCATGGTTTCACCGCGACCGGCGTGGTCACGGCCTTTCTCGCCACCCTGGCGCTGTTCGACAACCAGCCCAAGGCCTGCCTGCTGTGGCTGGGCGTGGCGCTGATCGTCGATGGGGTCGACGGCTCGCTGGCGCGCAAGGTCAATGTGCAGTCGGTGCTACCGCATTTCGACGGCTCGGTGCTGGACCTGGTGATCGACTACCTGACCTATGTGTTCATCCCGGCGCTGTTCATCTATCGCTACATCCCGCTGCCGGACTACAGCGCGCTGCTGGCGACCTCGGTGATCCTGGTGTCGTCGCTGTTCTGCTTCTGCAACGTCAACATGAAGAGCAAGGACAACTATTTCGTCGGTTTTCCCGCGGCCTGGAACGTGGTGGCCCTGGCGCTGTACATTCTTGCCCCGACACCCTGGCTGAGCCTGTCGAGCATCGTGGTCCTGGCGCTGCTGACCCTGACCCGGATGAAATTCCTCCACCCCTTCCGCGTGCGCCGCTTCATGCCGGTGAACATCGCGGTGACCGCCATCTGGCTGCTGTGCAGCCTATCTCTGGTGATCAACCATCCCTACAATGGCCCCTGGGTGATGGGCTTGTGGCTGGCCATGTCGGCGTACTTCCTGGGCATCTGTATCTGGCGCACCGCGCTGGGCTGGTTCGACCGCGCGCGAACCTGA
- a CDS encoding NADPH-dependent FMN reductase, with protein MSLHIALLAGSSQVGSQSAKVAHYLGQRLQQLKLCEQVTLLDLGRSPLPLWPSPDSNSAWSQYSATLLQADALVVVTPEWNGMACPAIKNFFVYAGHTELGHKPALLVGVSAGLGGAYPLAELRASSYKNCRICYLPEQLIVRQVEGVFNAHSEPTPEERHLRARADWSLEVLAEYAGALKHLRSRIDIRAVPFANGM; from the coding sequence ATGAGCCTGCATATCGCGCTGCTCGCCGGCTCCAGCCAAGTCGGCAGCCAGTCGGCCAAGGTCGCCCATTACCTGGGCCAACGCCTGCAACAGCTGAAACTCTGCGAGCAGGTCACGTTGCTTGACCTCGGGCGCTCGCCCTTGCCGCTCTGGCCAAGCCCGGACTCGAACAGCGCCTGGAGCCAGTACTCGGCCACCTTGCTGCAGGCCGACGCGCTGGTGGTGGTGACGCCGGAGTGGAACGGCATGGCCTGCCCGGCCATCAAGAATTTCTTCGTGTATGCCGGCCACACCGAGCTGGGGCACAAGCCGGCGTTGCTGGTCGGGGTCTCGGCCGGCCTCGGTGGTGCCTACCCGCTCGCCGAGCTGCGGGCCTCCAGCTACAAGAACTGCCGGATCTGCTACCTGCCAGAACAGCTGATCGTTCGCCAGGTGGAAGGCGTATTCAATGCGCATTCCGAGCCCACGCCTGAAGAACGCCACCTGCGTGCCCGCGCCGACTGGAGCCTGGAAGTCCTGGCCGAATACGCCGGCGCGCTGAAGCACCTGCGCTCGCGCATCGATATCCGCGCCGTGCCCTTCGCCAACGGAATGTAG
- a CDS encoding sterol desaturase family protein: protein MNTTMLANNPILVVAGIFLGFILLEIACTCFRQPKGQRRDVLIEIIGSSLLLGLTFPLVMFLSTLLLDTFAPSLKNSLGDLHWVAGAALFLLLDDMTQYWWHRLTHRLPFLYALHRAHHSAPYMSIRIVYRNNSFYYLLMPGIWLSGALIYLGLAPVYYGYLIVKMTVIFAAHSSVAWDDRLYRIPALRPLMWLLERTISTPSTHSAHHGLNAKDGVTHYKGNFGNLLFFWDVLFGTAKITRRRPIAYGIEDLRPISWQQELFWPLVRSPKPAARPEAKQEVVQ from the coding sequence ATGAATACAACAATGCTCGCCAACAATCCAATCCTGGTCGTGGCCGGGATTTTCCTCGGTTTCATCCTCCTGGAAATCGCCTGTACCTGCTTTCGCCAGCCCAAGGGCCAGCGCCGCGATGTGCTGATCGAGATCATCGGTTCCTCGCTGTTGCTGGGCCTCACCTTCCCCCTGGTGATGTTCCTCAGCACCCTGCTGCTCGACACCTTCGCGCCGTCCCTGAAGAACAGCCTGGGCGACTTGCACTGGGTGGCGGGCGCGGCGCTGTTCCTGTTGCTCGATGACATGACCCAGTACTGGTGGCATCGCCTGACCCACCGCCTGCCGTTCCTCTACGCGCTGCACCGCGCGCACCATTCGGCGCCGTACATGAGCATCCGCATCGTCTACCGCAACAACAGCTTCTATTACCTGCTGATGCCGGGCATCTGGCTCTCCGGAGCGCTCATCTACCTGGGCCTGGCGCCGGTCTACTACGGCTACCTGATCGTCAAGATGACGGTGATCTTCGCCGCCCACAGCAGCGTCGCCTGGGACGACAGGCTCTATCGCATCCCGGCCCTGCGCCCGCTGATGTGGCTGCTGGAGCGGACCATCTCGACCCCTTCCACCCACTCCGCCCACCACGGCCTGAACGCCAAGGACGGGGTGACCCATTACAAAGGCAATTTCGGCAATCTGCTGTTCTTCTGGGACGTGCTGTTCGGCACCGCGAAAATCACTCGCCGCCGGCCCATCGCCTATGGCATCGAAGACTTGCGCCCCATCAGCTGGCAGCAGGAACTGTTCTGGCCGCTGGTGCGTTCGCCCAAACCCGCAGCGCGTCCCGAAGCCAAGCAGGAGGTGGTGCAATGA